In one Lolium rigidum isolate FL_2022 chromosome 3, APGP_CSIRO_Lrig_0.1, whole genome shotgun sequence genomic region, the following are encoded:
- the LOC124697644 gene encoding UDP-glucuronate 4-epimerase 3-like yields the protein MAPQLTGAPGSAAAAGGASAALKPQFHHYHHHRLPARHHHHPSLLSKLAFWSVCSLSLLLAFLLLSPSSSSAPASRATDSPRRSLHASQATASYGGAAWEKKVRASARVRRANGGRAGLSVLVTGAAGFVGCHAAAALRRRGDGVLGLDNFNDYYDPALKRGRAALLARAGVYVVDGDIADADLLAKLFDVVPFTHVLHLAAQAGVRHALVDPMSYVRANVAGLVALLEAARAADPQPAVVWASSSSVYGLNSHVPFSEHDRTDRPASLYAATKKAGEEIAHVYNHIYGLSLTALRFFTVYGPWGRPDMAYFFFTRDILAGRPITVYESSGGGAHQTTISRDFTYIDDIVKGCIGALDTAGKSTGSGGKKRGPAPFRTYNLGNTSPVPVTQLVDLLEKMLKVKAERRIVKMPRNGDVPYTHANISLAQRELGYRPSTDLQTGLKKFVRWYLEYYNPELAVKQKQHGSSSGKASRGRNGSTSSAR from the coding sequence ATGGCGCCGCAGCTGACCGGCGCgcccggctcggcggcggcggcgggcggcgcctcCGCGGCCCTCAAGCCGCAGTtccaccactaccaccaccaccgcctccccgcgcgccaccaccaccacccctcgCTCCTCTCCAAGCTCGCCTTCTGGTCCGTCTGCTCCCTCTCGCTGCTCCtcgccttcctcctcctctccccatcctcctcctccgcccccgcCTCGCGCGCCACCGACTccccgcgccgctccctccacgcCTCCCAGGCCACCGCCTCCTACGGCGGCGCCGCCTGGGAGAAGAAGGTGCGGGCCTCCGCGCGCGTCAGGCGCGCCAacggcggccgcgccggcctctccGTCCTCGTCACCGGCGCCGCGGGCTTCGTCGgctgccacgccgccgccgcgctgcgcCGCCGCGGCGACGGCGTGCTCGGCCTCGACAACTTCAACGACTACTACGACCCCGCCCTCAAGCGCGGCCGCGCCGCGCTCCTCGCGCGCGCGGGGGTCTACGTCGTCGACGGCGACATCGCCGACGCCGACCTCCTCGCCAAGCTCTTCGACGTCGTCCCCTTCACCCACGTACTCCACCTCGCCGCGCAGGCCGGCGTGCGCCACGCGCTCGTCGACCCCATGTCCTACGTGCGCGCCAACGTGGCCGGCCTCGTCGCGCTGCTCGAGGCGGCGCGCGCCGCCGACCCGCAGCCGGCGGTCGTctgggcgtcctcctcctcggtctACGGGCTCAACTCCCACGTGCCCTTCTCCGAGCACGACAGGACGGACCGCCCCGCCTCGCTCTACGCGGCCACGAAGAAGGCCGGCGAGGAGATCGCGCATGTCTACAACCACATCTACGGCCTCTCCCTCACGGCCCTACGGTTCTTCACCGTCTACGGCCCGTGGGGGCGCCCCGACATGGCATACTTCTTCTTCACCCGGGACATCCTCGCTGGTCGGCCCATCACCGTCTACGAGAGCTCCGGTGGAGGTGCGCACCAGACCACCATTTCCCGGGATTTCACCTACATTGATGATATCGTCAAGGGATGTATCGGGGCCTTGGATACAGCCGGCAAGAGCACGGGCAGCGGCGGCAAGAAGCGAGGGCCAGCGCCGTTCAGGACGTATAATTTGGGCAACACCTCTCCGGTGCCGGTCACACAGCTAGTGGACTTGCTGGAGAAGATGCTCAAGGTCAAGGCTGAGAGGAGGATTGTCAAGATGCCCAGGAACGGGGATGTGCCATACACGCATGCTAACATCAGCCTTGCGCAGCGGGAGCTTGGGTACCGGCCATCCACCGATCTCCAAACGGGGCTCAAGAAGTTTGTGCGGTGGTATCTCGAGTACTACAACCCTGAGTTGGCCGTGAAGCAGAAGCAGCATGGCAGTAGCAGTGGCAAGGCCTCACGCGGCCGGAACGGCAGCACGAGCAGCGCGAGATGA